In Megalobrama amblycephala isolate DHTTF-2021 linkage group LG9, ASM1881202v1, whole genome shotgun sequence, the sequence TGAGGTCATgtataaaatgaagaaaaaatggTTTAGAGCCAGTCTATTTAATGCATttgatcttttttattttattttgtttttaggaATATCATATTAAAACAGTCAGAATATCAAAGAAAAAGATTAAAggacttaaatattttaattgtttttaaaagctTCTTGTTACATGACATAAGTTAGAGAAAGTTCCAAAGCCAGCAAAACATTGTCTTGATAATGTACATTTATGTGCTGCACAAATTCCTGGTTACTCTGAAAAGCAGGAGGTAAACAAAAGGTACACACATCCAGCAGGTAAAAAGCTCAATAAGGAGCTCAAGCACAAAAAACTATCATAAAAATGACTTCAGAATAACAAATGAGACTCCGAAAACGATGTCCCTTcatacaaataaacatattcAACATAAGACAAATTTACAAGCATTTGaaaaatggaaatcacaacagtTTTACTCCAAAATCTATTCTGTTTGTCATGTTGTTGTCATAAATGTGGCGTTCATTCAACAGAAGTTAGTAAGGCTGTGTTCAGATCAGTACAAGATGAGATCAGTGTTGCGTCACACAAAATTTGAATTATCTAGACATGAAACCACCACAGAACTGCAACCCTGACTGCaaactacaaaataattaattaaattcaattcaattcaattaaaaCACATAGTTAATGAGagttaataataattcatattatTTGGCTCCCGGGCGACTGAGGATCAAAAATTTTGCATTAATGTTCCACTATGACAAGAATCATCAGAGACATCAGCAGAAGATCAAAGTGGACATACTGGGCTGAAGCTGTGGTGGAGACAGTGGTTTGGGTTGTAGTGGAAAGACTGTTGTtgttggttgttgttgttggagcTTCTGTAGTTGTGAAGGTTGTTGTTGGAGTGCTTGTAGTCGTGAAGGTCGTTGTTGGAGCTTTTGTAGTTGTGAAGGTCGTTGTTGGAGCTTCTGTAGTCGTGAAGGTCGTTGTTGGAGCTTCTGTAGTTGTGAAGGTTGTTGTTGGAGTGCTTGTAGTCGTGAAGGTCGTTGTTGGAGCTTTTGTAGTTGTGAAGGTCGTTGTTGGAGCTTCTGTAGTCGTGAAGGTCGTTGTTTGCAAGGAAGTTTGTGAGGCTACAGTCGAATCACTGACTGTTGTGGTATTACTGAACTGTTCAGATGTTTTCTGTTAGGAGGAGATAAAGCTCAGATGAGATCATTTCTATTGATAAAAttgatatagatagatagatagatagattgtatggctatcaccagaccaagctcaatttaaaattgaacattggtctgttgagtttgctatgtatttcctactgcacaagaggcatgATCAACAAGCATTATTCAAGCAATTGGATTGAAAGAGCTTTGTACCCACCAATAGcaagcaaggtggataagccagtctgtgattggttcccgcaaaagtgtaacagatgcaACAGAAATGACGTACGGGTTTCCAGATTGAGTGGctgggcgaaatcaaatcgccggcagatcaggctgggtttacccagtctaatgcaaactcagaatattacacaaacctgcaataattaaattataaattatacaagtGTActttgtatttaatctcactttattaaccaatgttttTGCTGCTGACTTTTGATTATCCAATTCAACCATGCCAATAAGCCAAAATGACTAGAGAAGCATCACActtgtatttcattttttgtttattttgctgAATTAAGAGGGTGCTTCTCAAACTGAAGGCTGTATCCTAGTGAGGGTGTGTCCTTCCTAGTCCAGCCCTTCAGAGGCTTGTAGGCTAGTGTCCTTCACAGCAATAAACACTAGAATGAGATGCTCTGGTAAGTGCACATGGCTACGTCACTGGCTTTTTTATTAATACAGTACATTGAATGACAACCGTCTGTGGTCAAGCAAAAGATAATATGTATGCCTTCATCTcagaaaacattatttatgttttacacatgaacatgacagaataaaagacctgaaaatgaaaacaatggaGATTGCGTCCATTAATGTGGGCCCTACGGGGTGTTTTCACAGGCTCAACGGGgccgttatttttgtttttcaaggAGAAATTAACTTAGAGGAGTACGCGGAGGAGTTCAATGGAAGATTAGAAGAagtaaaagaagaagaggaggatcCCACCACCAGCCCCACTTAACATCTGTCACCTCCCCAGGCCCAGCACCCACGCCCACTACGGATTAGGAGCCAGAGCCCACCACAGACCGTGAGACCCAGCTATTACCCACCACTGACATTATGCCTGAGCCCATGCCCACATCGGAGATGCCAAGTGCATTCCTGATGCAAAGCCTGAGGTCCCGGCTGACCAGATGTGTGAGCCTGCTACAACATCTGTGCCAGTTGGAATATTGGTGGTGCTGGATGAGGTGGAATGGCTGATTGACTGGGAGATGGAGGTAATGCTTCCCATCCTGTCCACCCACAAACCTTCTCTGCCACTAATCCCCTCCTGCACTAATGTCTCTTTGTCAACGCTAGTCCTGACCAGCTCAAGTCCTTCATCGCCAGTAGTTCTGTCCAGCTCTGAGTTGTTGTCGTCACCACAGTCCCTGTCTATCATTAAGCTTGCCTCCTCATCCAGACTTCCATTCCTGCATGCTCTACCAAGGCCAGCCATTCCCTTATCTCCATCCCCACCTCAGCTAACTCCCTTCAGCCCCTCAGCTCTACCATCATCCCTGCCATTCAGCCCTGATCTGCCTTGGGGCTTCCTGTTGACAGCTCTGACATGAGGTGTCCCAGGCTTTGCCTCGTCCCTCTGGGCCCTTATTTCACCTCGGCCTGTCTGCCAATCAGCTCTGCCCTGGCTCCTCACCCCCTCGGCTCCATCCAGAGCCATCGTCCTTCCAGCTCCACAAAGCTCCCTCGTTCACCGGCACCACCTTGGTCAGTCATCGCTCTATCATGGCAATGGACTAAAGGGCCTTTGGCTGCCCCTCATCTTTACACCTCTATGACTCTGTAGGGCTCCTCCTTCCCTCGGCTATGCCCCTGACCTCACTCACATCAGCATCGCCTCAGTCCTCCGGCACCCTGGCTCCACCTCGCCTATTTGTCGTTGGGACTCCACCTTGGCCTCCCAATCTGAAGGTCTAAAGTCCCGGGTAAACAGGTGTGTGAGCCTGCCACAACATCTGTGCTGGATGAGGAGGAATGGCTGATCGACTGGGAGACGGAGGTAGTGCTTCCCACCCTGCCCAACCCGAACCGAGATGCCACTGGTTCCCCCCTGCACTAATGTCTCTTCGTCATTGCTGGTCCTGCCAAGCTCAAGTTCTTCATCTCCACCAGTTCTGTACACAGTGTGTTCTTTGTCAGCACCAGTCCTCTCCAGCTCTGATTTGTTGTCATCACCACCATCTCTGTCCATCACTAAGCTTGCCTCCACACCCAGACCTCCGTTCTTGCATGCTCCACCAAGGCCAGCCATTACCTCATCTCTGTCTCTGCTGGCTCCCCTTATCCCCGCAGCTTTACCATCAGCCCTACCATTCAGCCCTGATCTGCCCTGGGACTTTCGCATGCCAGCTCTGCCCTGGCATAAGGAGTCCTGGGCTCTGCCTTGTCCCTCAGTTCCACCTCGGCCCGTCGACCAATTGGTTCCGCCCTGGCTCCTCGCCCCCTCAGCTCCACCCAGCACCATCATCCTTCCAACTCCACTGGGCTCCCTTGTCCCACAGGCTTCACCTTGGTCAGTCATGGCTCTACCATCGCCACAGACTTCCGGGGGTTCGGCTGTCCCTTATCTTTCCACCCCTACAACTCCATTGGGCTCCTACTTCCCTCACTCACACCGGCATCCTCTCAATCTTCCGGCACCCTGGCTCCAGCTCCCCCGTTCAATGCCGGGACTCCGCCTTGGCCTCCCAGTCCTTTGGTGTTACTGGGTCCGTTTGAGAAGCACccagagtgttgaactttcttcttcTGCGTCTTGttcttctgcaatccagaatagctgcacagctgaaaggtttgtttgagctgcaccctctactgtacagaaGTGAACACACATTTTCCTCTGTTAGATCGGATAAAATCTCCACATCAGAAATATCAAATCCAACCCCGGATCTCATCAAAGATATCCATTTGTCTGGTGTTTTCAACCCACCAAACCTGTCAACCTTGTCTGGTACCTCTATTAACAGCCTTCTATCAGCCTGAGACTGTAAAGCCAGAGAAGAGCAGCAGAAGACGAAgtgatgataataaaaataGCAGAATTTATTGAATAATCTTAGTTACGTATGTTTCAATACTCAGAGTCTGTCTAGATGTTATACTACTCAATGCTCTGACTTCGTCTGACCAGTACAATTCCAACAAGTGTTATTATACCAATGGAAAATTACTGGAAAATTAGTGCTTCACAACATCATCCTCTGACGATAAAAACCTTGAAATGGAGACATTCTCTTATCTCCTACCCAaacttttaatgtaatttttaattttgtaacagtaatattgtgaaatattgttataatttaaaatagctgttttctatagtagaaagtaatttattcctgtgatcaaagctgaattttcagcatcattactccagtcttcagtctcacatgatccttcagaaatcattctaatatgatgatttgctgctcaagaaatatttatgaTTGACGTATGTGATGATAATTCACCTGAACAGAGAAGAGCAGCAGGCAGAAATAGAAGACAGGTCTCATCTTCTCAGGTGTTTGTATCCAGCAGGTCATTTATGTCTCTGTTTATGGATGTGCCAaatgtccatccatccatgcttTATATACACACTTCCTGAAAAACTGCCAGCTGGAGCCATTGCAATATGCAAAATCATCTTTATGTATGACTAGTCTGAGTGATGTTTTCAGTTATCATAGTAACACCTATTCATCATTAGAGATATCCAGAGCATTTGACTGTTTGTCAGCATGACTAAAAAATTATGTTTGCTTTTCAGGAGCTTCTGTTGGTCCCTTGTCTCGCTTCATCTTGATTCTGGTGCTTTTCACTTCTTATTCATTGCACAGCTTCCAAGGAAgacaatatttatatatgtgcactgtaaaaaatccattaaaaaaaacagataatGTACCGGCAGAAAATTAGCAGGACATTATCCAGTAATTTTACGGACATTTCTgttaaccctaaaacacaacgCAATGaagttataataaataaatacaggtaaaacacctgtaaaaataaatatggaaaatTGCATCAAATTAAAACAGTACATTGTGTACATTGAtttttaaagtgtgtttttattgttttgcagcaaatccttctctttttttccagaATTCATTGCATGTTTGTAGTATTTTGTCttgcttttctttaaaaatatctaaaatctTTTCTaaaagcttttttattttttgtttttgacaagGTTTTTGAGTATTGTCTCAAATAATTCTTAGATACTGTAAACAGGTGTAGAATACTGTTCTACATCTGTGAATAAACATTTTAGCTAACAAAAGTAAACATATCTGTAAAGGACAGGTTCATATCAATAATTGCACTTTTTCCCAGAAGACACTAGAATATTTGCaagcaaagaaaagaaaatatgctCTTTATTATCTGGAGAAGAATTAcaaaatttacataatataATTTCAAAGTTACATCTAAGAAACTCTCCAGAAGGATAAATATATAAGATTTTAAAGTGAGTTtctttaattttggggtgaactggaCATTTTAAACAGGAGGTTCTAATATGTATAAGCATTTGTTTGTCAATATTTCTTGCAGACCTGTAAGGGAACatgatattgttgaatattttcgcatgcatttttttaattacgGTTGCGAACATTACAAAGATGACATTAATGATATACACTTTTGTATAATAGTATACAACATGtatcaacattgtcatctgaacatacagaacaaaaaaaataacaataattgcaaacagataaagataaagaagaaagaaaaattagcagaagaaaagaaaagaaaaaagtgattaatttacatttcaatTAGAGTATACAAATTAAAGTCATTACAAACTGAGGTTGTTCTTCTCGCTTTCTTATTTACAGAGGATGAAATAGTGTTGAggtacattttaaattctttcaaaaaaacaaaaattggttTGTTGTTagtgaatttacatttatggATATAAAATTTGGAAATAGAAATTTAACAGAACAATTACACTTTTAACACGACATCCAAAAAGatactacatttaaaaaaatgtgtttacattgcacaaggaaaataaatacaataaataaaataataaccaaaaatataaaataaataaataaagattaatgaAAATAGAACAATTTACAAAGAGAGCATAGTAAGACAGCGCAATACAAAGTGTGATATTAATTAGTAACAGGGGATCcgaaaataaaatcataatattttacagtatttcacaattgctaaaacacatttcacactcattttctcaaaacattaaacacaaatccaatcttcaaactaatttcacaaaacttctgactcttatggcaaaatcaaacaaagctttcagatcatacacacattaaacaatatataaacacatatagatcattcattagacactattaaaaaatggaaaacacaacatccagaacatgaggttacagaaaaaaaagtatattgtaacacagtaaacacattttaccattacataaaatgtatagaaatcacaagtaatgtgaatttaaagtatactgtatgtactgcaagtacagtattatattcaatattatatagcattgaatgtctgtatatacagtacttacatactgcaaacatacagcagtctaaatgcaaatgactaaaaggtcaaagaaaactctaaatgaaaagcatgatacagtacacacaaaaaaacaaaacaaagttcagagtcagtgagagattcattctgcttcagcgtcacgtcttcatgttgggtccggcctaaataaagtcaagacacctttttttcaattgcaatttatactacacagatactagtctagtctagtatagtcaaagcatctttacagtgataacaggtacatgatgatcagtaatgcaaagagggttcattttggctgtacagctctaaaagaaaatagtgtcattgttcagctgaagtcagttcagtgttgattcacttaaactgtaaagaccatcaattatgatgtaaattactgtaattattttcctctataaagcagttctgcagaaaacagtgatgtcatcatctaggctagcttagttcagttctcatccaataatgtcagtactgtcagatcaataatattgttgaatattattgaacattgttgaggacattttccacatcacaggcaatgtcgtctcttgccaggcaaagggaaaaacctgtgccggatccagccttgtctccacacaccttgctctttctcctcatcatcctcttacacatactcttcctcctctacttttcagatttttccatctattgttggtattatcattcagcacctgtgtcacctgtgcactctgaactgacctatattttatacacttgatttgatcacatcattagaaataataagtgtgaataattttaaatcattgtgtttaaaggatgacaactgtgttgtagttgtgtttaacttttgccacatgtatttaccattttgcaacacagtgcaaaatgtgttttagtgagtaagaatgtgtttagagttttgcaaaaagagtggatgagatttgcaaacagtgtctgaactacctgaacttgtttaaggttttgcctacaaagtgactgattcgacaaatgggtttaggccactgagcattgggttcagagaatgaggtttagtgttttagcaattgtgaaatactgtaagcATGTTaatgactttttgtttttaaacaatttcaGAGAAGATATAAAACAATCAAATTCCACTAAAAATACCTTAAATATTGGGGATGCATTTAAGCATTTTTGTTTATGTATATAACATTTTGCCAGCAATAGTAAGTAAGTTAACAATGTATTCAAGACCTTTGTTAACATTGTTTTCATAGAAAAAATAACAGACCGCAGCAGATGACGTCTGCACCAGTCTCGGCGGAAGTGACGTTTGTTCCTCCAATCAGAGCGCGCAGCGCATGATTTCGAACATCAACGTCTACAGGACGGGGAAATACGCCAGAGAAGCTTCTCACATAAAACACTGAATTTACGCTCTATTAAAGTCCTAAAGTACCCGTTTATTCATCTTTAATGATCGCGGCGAACAACTGGATCAGACGCGCCGTGTTTAGTTCAGGATCAGAGTAAAATGGAGGTAAAGTTGAACCCTTAATCGCCTGAGAGACTCTAACATTAGCCATGGCTCGCGAGCGGGTGGTGCAGAAGAAGTCTTTCCAGCAGAGTCTGGACGACATCAAGGAGAAAATGAAGGAAAAGAGGAACAAACGCCTCGCCAGCGCTTCAGCTGCCAGCCGCGGCCTGAAGAACAGAAACACAGGTTCGAGTCTGGCTCTGTGTTCGTCATGTTCGTGCTGTTTgatgtgtttttatgtttatagaCTAATATGTTGTGTTTAATGGTGTTTTTAGTACCAGTATCAGGTCTATAGAAACCGATCTCCcagttcttaaagggatagtgcacccaaaaaatatgaattctgtcattctgtctgtgaTTTTTCGTCTGGAAAACTGAGATGTTTAGAAATGACTTTTGTTTACCACAGAAGAAAGAGTCTCTCAGGTTTAACAAAATTAAAGtgagcatgaaacagaagttgcgctCTTTTccatatatctgagtgaaactgcttctcgaacaagaacaaatgtagggcggggcttgatgtttgtctgtggggaattgattgaatggttgtggtttgctattggtggatcttaTGTGAGTGACGGGTTGctccgccctcatcatcagagctGCAAGAGCGAAAGATTATGAGgtgcatgaattaaaaaattaaatgaatattctgtcattaattactctccctcatgtcgttccacaccttcgttcatcttcagaacacaaattaagatattgttgatgaaatcctagaggtatatgactcgtccaatATAATCAAcgctttcaaggtccagaaaggtccTAAAGAcgtcgttaaaacagtcatgtgactgcagtggttcaaccttaatgttatgaagagacgagaatactttttgtgcgcaaaaacacaacaaaaataaccactttattcaacaaactATCAACTAAAACTAGGTTTtacatcagaacgccggctcagtattggctgatgcTGATCATGTGGTCAACACGATGCATGCgggagccagccaataatgagccggcgttcggacgtaaacatggAAACGCAGCACTGCGCCAACTGCGTAACAGACTGACATGGAtgaggaaaaattgttgaataaagtggttatttttgttttgtttttgcgcacaaaaagtattcttgtctcttcataacattaaggttgaaccactgcagtcacatttttggtgaactaaccctttaagaaaataaatcatttataataagcaCGGCAATGTtccataaaatacaaaatataatcgATTTTGATTTGATGGTTACTTTTAACGTACCATAAATCAGTTTAATTTTGGTCTGATCCATACCTTTATTCTGTCTTCCACAGCGACGGTGAAGCCGTTTGTGCTGAAGAGCGTCCAGGTGAATAACAAAGCTCTGGCCGTGGCCCTGCAGATGGAGCGGGAGAAGGTACGGCAAGCGCAGGGAGTCATCCTGCAGCTGAAGAAGGAAAGGCAAGCGCTCGTCTTCCACCTGCTGATGCTGAAGCGGACGCTTCGAGATCGAGGGCCTGTTGAAAGCGCTCAGGTGAGGGGTGTACTGAGCTGATATTTACGTTTTAGTGGATGGAAACATGGGGTTTTTGTATGGGCATGTGAAATAATGCCCTGTTAAAGTATTGCACTGTGGGgtaactacttttttctttctgtttttgtaGGTTTCTCCTCCTGTTGAGACGAGTCCAGCTCGGCCCATCAGTCCTCGGTGAGAAAGAAGCAGCTTTAAATAGAAAAATGGTCTCTTCTgttcaccaagactgcattaatttgatcatttgaatattattacaatgtaaaacagctgatttctatgtgaatatatagtaaaatgtaatttatattctGTGATCAaacctgaattttcagcattattacattattactccagtcttcagtgtcacatgatccttcaatatgctgatttgctgctcaaaaaacatttctgattatcaatTACCAAAAAAACCTTTTATTGTACGTaataggcatgtgacggtatcaaattttcatgttgcgataatTGGTAATACGGTCTTGTGATAGTATAACAGATTTAAGAACActttttcttataacaaaaaatttaaatacaataacgCAGTACacaaattataaagtaaaatgtttcaaactaTTATTCTGTTGTTcattataaagaacaacaggaaacactatataaggtctcattatttatgtattaatgcattaactaagattaagaattgctacatttgttacagaaggtattatttttttgttaatattagttaaaaaatacaactgatcattgttagttttaggtccgttatataataattacaacttttgactttagtaatgttaataaacattaactagaaattaacattaagtcagattaataaatgctataataaaagtattttttcattgtcagtttggtaataatgaattaacatgttaggTCATCGAGTGTTACTGAAcagtaacaaataatcagaatcattagggcatgttaTAGTCcatactaaaatataaaaatgtttaagtttgaaaataaatagcttaTTAAGGCCTTCAAGTATTAattatttggtgctgtgatgaacaacattgcgaatgcaaaaaagaaaagaatgcctgtttgaagcattttaaatactgtattagcacagctgctttgttaacggggtttccggggtaaccgctgcatttctgctgttccatcagtgCCCTTTACGTGCACTTGCGTCTCTTTTACTCGTTCTGCCACGTGCTTCTCATGCACTTTGGGTTTGTTGACATAGTGCGCGTGCCTCTTTGACGTGTTGTGGATTTTATATGGCTGATGGGTAAAGTATTCCGGCATATGTCTATTGGTGATCATATTGTTTCTGTTATTGTTCGCAGGCCAGTTTGTGTGGTTGAGACGGACGTGCCGGAGCCGACTGCAGGTACTGCTGCGTGTGTCGTCGTCACCAAATCATCATTAtacatgtttctgtatttttgggGTTTTATACTGTGCCGTTTATGTTTGCAGAAGCTGTTTCGGGTTGCCGTGTTGACAGACAGGTTTCGTTGCCGCCCACAGTAGGAACGAGGCGAAAGAGACGCTCTGAGACCGTGAGGAGGCGGAGCTCACGTT encodes:
- the LOC125274664 gene encoding threonine-rich protein-like — translated: MTCWIQTPEKMRPVFYFCLLLFSVQKTSEQFSNTTTVSDSTVASQTSLQTTTFTTTEAPTTTFTTTKAPTTTFTTTSTPTTTFTTTEAPTTTFTTTEAPTTTFTTTKAPTTTFTTTSTPTTTFTTTEAPTTTTNNNSLSTTTQTTVSTTASAQYVHFDLLLMSLMILVIVEH